The Streptomyces sp. NBC_01197 genome window below encodes:
- the pdxR gene encoding MocR-like pyridoxine biosynthesis transcription factor PdxR produces the protein MTDSWATFGVDLHLELTGPGLRVSLTDALRRAVRTGRLAPGTRLPSSRTLAVDLGVARNTVADAYAELVAEGWLTARQGSGTRVAPRALPRGEPKPAAARRQRRSVPTYSLRPGLPDLASFPRTEWLRASRKALTAAPHDAFGYGDPRGRSELRTVLAGYLARARGVHAGPDRIVVCAGFAHAMMLMGKVLRGRRVRDVAVESYGLDLHWNLLVDAGLRTKALPLDGFGSRTYELGREGAVLMTPAHQFPTGVPLHPDRRTAAVDWARTTGGVILEDDYDGEFRYDRQPVGALQGLDPERVVYCGTASKSIAPGLRLGWLVLPRSMVAEVLEAKGNSDWMSSSLEQLTLAEFIASGAYDRHVRSMRLRYRRRRDQLVEALAERAPGIRVSGIAAGLHAVLELPPGTEQSVVQAAAWQGLALDGGSQFRHADVRDGRDMLVVGYGTPSDSAWAGTLEALCRVLP, from the coding sequence GTGACGGATTCCTGGGCCACTTTCGGCGTAGACCTGCATCTGGAACTGACCGGACCCGGGCTGCGGGTCAGCCTCACGGACGCGCTGCGCCGAGCCGTCCGCACGGGGCGGCTGGCGCCGGGGACCCGGCTGCCCTCCTCGCGTACGCTCGCCGTCGATCTGGGTGTGGCCCGTAACACGGTCGCCGACGCCTACGCCGAACTGGTGGCCGAGGGCTGGCTGACCGCCCGGCAGGGGTCGGGGACCCGCGTGGCCCCGCGGGCGTTGCCGCGCGGGGAGCCGAAGCCGGCCGCTGCCCGGCGGCAGCGGCGGAGCGTTCCTACGTACAGCCTCCGGCCCGGTCTGCCCGACCTCGCGTCGTTCCCGCGCACGGAGTGGCTCAGGGCGTCGCGGAAGGCCCTGACCGCCGCACCCCACGACGCGTTCGGTTACGGCGACCCACGGGGCCGCTCCGAGCTGCGGACCGTGCTGGCCGGCTATCTGGCGCGGGCGCGCGGTGTCCACGCCGGTCCGGACCGCATCGTGGTCTGCGCCGGGTTCGCCCACGCGATGATGCTGATGGGGAAGGTGCTGCGGGGGAGACGGGTACGGGACGTCGCCGTCGAGTCGTACGGACTCGATCTGCACTGGAACCTGCTCGTCGACGCCGGGCTGCGCACGAAGGCCCTGCCGCTGGACGGGTTCGGTTCACGCACGTACGAGCTGGGGCGGGAGGGTGCGGTGCTGATGACACCGGCGCACCAGTTCCCGACGGGCGTCCCGCTCCACCCGGACCGGCGCACGGCTGCCGTCGACTGGGCCAGAACGACGGGCGGGGTGATTCTGGAGGACGATTACGACGGGGAGTTCCGCTACGACCGGCAGCCCGTCGGAGCGCTCCAGGGACTGGATCCCGAGCGGGTCGTCTACTGCGGCACGGCCAGCAAGTCCATCGCTCCCGGACTGCGGCTCGGCTGGCTGGTGCTCCCCCGTTCGATGGTGGCGGAGGTGCTGGAGGCGAAGGGCAACTCCGACTGGATGTCCAGCTCGCTGGAGCAGCTGACGCTGGCCGAGTTCATCGCCTCGGGTGCTTACGACCGGCATGTCCGCTCGATGCGGCTGCGCTACCGGCGGCGCCGTGACCAGCTGGTGGAGGCCCTGGCCGAACGGGCGCCCGGCATCCGGGTGTCCGGGATCGCGGCCGGACTGCACGCCGTGCTGGAACTGCCCCCGGGAACGGAGCAGTCGGTCGTCCAGGCGGCGGCCTGGCAGGGCCTCGCACTGGACGGCGG
- a CDS encoding carboxymuconolactone decarboxylase family protein, whose product MTDTAAPTNSTSASDSAPEYLPEHTPRLNMAKLAPEVYKAMVNLDAAARGGLDPVLLELVKIRASQINHCAFCMDMHSKDALAAGESVERIVQLSAWEESKHFYTAKEIAAIELTEAITVLTDGFVPDEVYAHAAEHFDETELAHLIAAITVINSWNRFAVSTRMVPGHYTPGSVAHRN is encoded by the coding sequence ATGACGGACACCGCGGCACCGACGAACAGCACGAGCGCCTCGGACTCGGCGCCCGAGTACCTCCCCGAGCACACCCCCCGCCTCAATATGGCGAAGCTCGCCCCCGAGGTCTACAAGGCCATGGTCAACCTGGATGCGGCAGCCCGGGGCGGCCTCGACCCGGTCCTGCTCGAACTGGTGAAGATCCGCGCCTCCCAGATCAATCACTGCGCCTTCTGCATGGACATGCATTCCAAGGACGCTCTCGCGGCGGGCGAGTCGGTCGAGCGGATCGTGCAGCTGAGCGCCTGGGAGGAGTCGAAGCACTTCTACACGGCGAAGGAGATCGCGGCGATCGAGCTGACCGAGGCCATCACGGTGCTCACCGACGGATTCGTACCGGACGAGGTCTACGCGCACGCCGCCGAGCACTTCGACGAGACCGAGCTGGCCCATCTGATCGCGGCGATCACCGTGATCAACTCCTGGAACCGTTTCGCCGTCTCCACCCGCATGGTGCCGGGCCACTACACACCGGGCTCCGTCGCCCACCGCAACTGA